The following coding sequences are from one Acidimicrobiia bacterium window:
- a CDS encoding ABC transporter permease subunit, whose protein sequence is MATTVEQERPEAASTEEALLRQRLRRERINKLVFRFLGYVFFLGIWEFASGRILEEALIPGPTRVAQTIGDIWGRGDVPDAFRATLLRIFVGFTISFLIGAIIGIISQNRWLEGFFKDAVLVSLTAPGLIWALITAIVFGNREIGPIIAIVLTTFALVTVNVSEGIRALPKDLVDMGKAFDVGLLRRNRHIVIPHLAPYLFTGLRFGFSIAWKVTVLTEVFSSSRGIGFEMRLATQLFQTDEFLAWVLMFFFFALFLEKVVLQAFERRFFRWRQEVAAA, encoded by the coding sequence GTGGCGACAACGGTCGAGCAGGAGCGACCTGAGGCGGCGTCTACCGAAGAAGCGCTCCTCAGGCAACGACTCCGGCGCGAGCGAATCAACAAACTGGTCTTCCGGTTCCTGGGGTACGTGTTCTTCCTCGGGATCTGGGAGTTCGCCTCGGGTCGGATCCTCGAGGAGGCGCTCATCCCGGGTCCGACCCGCGTCGCCCAGACGATCGGGGACATCTGGGGACGCGGCGACGTCCCGGACGCCTTCCGCGCAACGCTGCTGAGGATCTTCGTCGGTTTCACCATCTCGTTCCTCATCGGGGCGATCATCGGGATCATCTCCCAGAACCGGTGGTTGGAGGGGTTCTTCAAGGACGCGGTGCTCGTCTCGCTCACTGCCCCCGGGCTGATATGGGCGCTCATCACCGCCATCGTCTTCGGCAACCGGGAGATCGGCCCGATCATCGCCATCGTCCTGACGACGTTCGCCCTCGTGACGGTGAACGTCTCCGAGGGGATCCGGGCGTTGCCGAAGGATCTCGTCGACATGGGAAAGGCGTTCGACGTGGGCCTGCTGCGCCGCAACCGGCACATCGTCATCCCCCACCTGGCGCCGTACCTCTTCACAGGCCTTCGTTTCGGGTTCTCGATCGCCTGGAAGGTCACCGTCCTCACCGAGGTGTTCTCGTCGTCGCGTGGCATCGGCTTCGAGATGCGCCTCGCCACCCAGCTCTTCCAGACCGACGAGTTCCTCGCCTGGGTGCTCATGTTCTTCTTCTTCGCGTTGTTCCTCG
- a CDS encoding ATP-binding cassette domain-containing protein: MQVTVAGVSLIRPAQDGSVNHTLREVDLVVSEGSVHAIVGPNGCGKTSLLRVIAGLEEPSSGTISFTGTRRRENQVAFIFQDPTLLPWWNVERNVGIGAEFSGKPRAWYQRVTRFHTEQFGLSEFRHRAPRALSRGMQTKASIARAFAHDADVVLLDEPFVHLDAISRRLMQEELETHWQLEPRTFILVTHDVEEAVLLADRVSVMSHAPGRMVDTITVDLARPRSGRQAEPGFRAAIGHVWEALGRGGAMS, from the coding sequence ATGCAGGTGACCGTCGCCGGAGTCTCGCTGATACGACCGGCGCAGGACGGGTCGGTGAATCACACCCTGCGGGAGGTCGACTTGGTCGTCTCCGAGGGATCCGTTCACGCCATCGTCGGCCCGAACGGCTGCGGCAAGACATCGCTGCTGCGGGTCATCGCGGGCCTCGAGGAGCCGTCGTCCGGAACGATCTCGTTCACGGGTACTCGCCGCAGAGAGAATCAGGTGGCGTTCATCTTCCAGGACCCGACTCTCCTCCCGTGGTGGAACGTCGAGCGTAACGTCGGCATCGGCGCCGAGTTCAGCGGCAAACCGCGGGCCTGGTACCAGCGGGTGACCCGGTTCCACACAGAACAGTTCGGCCTGAGCGAGTTCCGCCATCGGGCTCCTCGGGCGCTCTCGCGCGGCATGCAGACGAAGGCCTCCATAGCCAGGGCATTCGCGCACGACGCGGACGTCGTCCTGCTCGACGAGCCATTCGTGCACCTCGACGCCATCTCGCGAAGGCTCATGCAGGAGGAGCTGGAGACCCATTGGCAGCTCGAGCCGCGCACATTCATCCTCGTGACCCACGACGTCGAAGAAGCCGTGCTCCTCGCTGACAGGGTCTCCGTGATGTCGCACGCCCCCGGCCGGATGGTCGACACGATCACGGTCGACCTCGCCCGGCCCCGCTCCGGTCGCCAGGCAGAGCCCGGCTTCCGCGCCGCCATCGGACACGTGTGGGAGGCGCTGGGACGCGGAGGAGCCATGTCGTGA
- a CDS encoding thiamine pyrophosphate-dependent enzyme, which translates to MIERMDVLRALARHRTDEVVVMTMTTTLQWPLVSDSDLDFDFLAFGMGHASDFGLGLALARPERRVIVLKGDGGLLMSLGSLVTIARHGPENLIVLLMENRSYEITGGQPLPERVDFVKLGVACGVEGGGATGRGTVRRIASLSEFEAAVGGLLTAAGPHFVVLPVTNSQPLPAVSHTDHAGRVARLRRALAL; encoded by the coding sequence ATGATCGAGCGGATGGACGTCCTTCGAGCGCTCGCCAGGCATCGAACCGACGAGGTCGTGGTGATGACGATGACGACCACGTTGCAGTGGCCCCTCGTCTCCGACAGTGACCTCGATTTCGACTTCCTGGCGTTCGGGATGGGGCACGCCTCCGACTTCGGGCTCGGGCTAGCGCTGGCGCGCCCCGAGCGCAGGGTCATCGTGCTCAAGGGAGACGGCGGGTTGCTGATGAGCCTCGGCTCGCTCGTCACCATCGCCCGCCACGGTCCGGAGAACCTCATCGTCCTCCTCATGGAGAACAGGTCTTACGAGATCACGGGTGGTCAGCCCTTGCCGGAGCGCGTCGACTTCGTGAAGCTCGGGGTCGCCTGCGGCGTGGAGGGTGGTGGCGCAACCGGCCGCGGGACGGTGCGCAGGATCGCATCCCTGTCGGAGTTCGAGGCGGCGGTCGGCGGGCTGCTCACCGCAGCCGGGCCGCACTTCGTGGTGCTTCCCGTGACCAACTCGCAGCCGCTGCCCGCCGTCTCCCACACGGATCACGCCGGCAGGGTTGCCAGGCTGCGGCGTGCCCTCGCCCTCTGA
- a CDS encoding thiamine pyrophosphate-binding protein produces MLVESLLAQGVDTLFGIPGVDTLAIYDAFLDYPDMRVINVRHEQAAVFMADGYYRSSGRIAAALTSGGPGALNTVTAMSTAFTDSSAVLHVMNENPPGVRRKAQGYFHDLSDQFGIFRPVTGFGTQVMLAAEIPAAIERAVYAMRNRRPRPAVVEIASEAIAEQTSAPAAAPARIEHRMPDRDAVRRAASIVAAAERPVIWSGGGVIAAEAATSLRRLAEWTGAPVLTSQAGKGSFPPEHPLYLGNWSNEQPVRDLLARSDVLVAVGTRFSYFPTGAWSLRLPETIVQIDIDPEELGRNYRATIGIAADAAIGLDALGEALAELGYGGRPSRADEVAGALARIAAAVGSSDELAVLDQMRSAIPASARVFNDPTTIAFWARSSWMAQEPRTWFVPSGFGTLGFALPAAIGAKVATPEHASVAVIGDAGVMFTIQDLMTAVEHRIPVIVMIFNDEGYGVERRHQDHLYGRRSGVDMMAPDFVALAKAFGAAGVRVDDLADVGKTVESALDATEPVVIEIPNRFRHPGYGAWASYE; encoded by the coding sequence GTGCTCGTCGAATCACTGCTCGCCCAGGGGGTCGACACGCTCTTCGGCATCCCGGGGGTCGACACGCTCGCGATCTACGACGCCTTCCTGGACTACCCGGACATGCGGGTGATCAACGTGCGCCACGAGCAAGCGGCAGTGTTCATGGCAGACGGCTACTACCGGTCGAGCGGTCGCATCGCCGCGGCGCTGACGAGCGGAGGTCCAGGCGCCCTGAACACGGTGACGGCCATGTCGACGGCATTCACCGACAGCTCGGCGGTGCTCCACGTGATGAACGAGAACCCACCCGGGGTGCGCCGCAAGGCCCAGGGCTACTTCCACGACCTGTCCGACCAGTTCGGGATCTTCCGTCCCGTGACAGGCTTCGGCACCCAGGTCATGCTTGCTGCCGAGATTCCGGCCGCCATCGAGCGAGCTGTGTACGCCATGCGCAACCGGCGGCCGAGGCCCGCTGTCGTCGAGATCGCCTCGGAAGCCATCGCCGAGCAAACGAGCGCGCCGGCGGCGGCCCCGGCACGCATCGAGCACCGCATGCCGGATCGGGACGCGGTACGTCGGGCTGCCTCGATCGTGGCGGCGGCGGAGCGCCCCGTCATCTGGTCGGGGGGAGGCGTCATCGCCGCCGAGGCCGCCACCTCCCTGCGACGGCTCGCCGAGTGGACGGGAGCCCCCGTGCTGACGTCGCAAGCAGGGAAAGGGTCCTTCCCGCCGGAGCATCCGCTCTACCTCGGCAACTGGTCGAACGAGCAGCCGGTCCGCGACCTGCTCGCCCGCTCCGACGTCCTCGTGGCAGTCGGGACCCGGTTCTCGTACTTCCCGACCGGGGCGTGGTCCCTGCGCCTCCCGGAGACGATCGTGCAGATCGACATCGACCCGGAGGAGCTCGGACGCAACTACCGGGCGACGATCGGCATCGCAGCCGACGCGGCGATCGGGCTCGATGCGCTCGGCGAGGCGCTCGCCGAGCTCGGATACGGCGGGCGCCCCAGCCGGGCCGACGAGGTCGCGGGCGCCCTGGCACGCATCGCGGCTGCAGTCGGCTCGTCAGATGAGCTGGCGGTGCTCGACCAGATGCGGTCGGCCATCCCGGCGTCGGCTCGCGTGTTCAACGACCCGACGACCATCGCCTTCTGGGCGCGGTCCTCGTGGATGGCCCAGGAGCCGCGAACCTGGTTCGTCCCGTCCGGATTCGGCACGCTCGGGTTCGCGTTGCCTGCCGCCATCGGGGCCAAGGTGGCTACTCCCGAGCATGCCTCGGTGGCGGTGATCGGCGACGCCGGTGTCATGTTCACCATTCAGGACCTGATGACTGCGGTCGAGCACCGCATCCCCGTCATCGTGATGATCTTCAACGACGAGGGGTACGGCGTCGAGCGCCGCCACCAGGACCACCTCTATGGGCGCCGCAGCGGCGTCGACATGATGGCGCCCGACTTCGTGGCGCTCGCCAAAGCCTTCGGCGCCGCCGGCGTGCGCGTCGACGACCTCGCAGACGTCGGCAAGACTGTCGAGTCGGCCCTAGACGCGACAGAGCCTGTCGTGATCGAGATCCCCAACCGCTTTCGCCACCCCGGCTACGGCGCGTGGGCGAGCTACGAGTGA
- a CDS encoding thiamine pyrophosphate-binding protein, with protein sequence MATGAEVMAGMLDGYGVTHVFHVPAVLRRTMAEIERLTDIKRVRPHGEKPAAYMADGYARASGRPGVCMAQVVGALNLAAGLRDAHLAHSPVIAFTGGRDPHTKFRGVYQEVDDLPGFEQVTKWNATVDSVERFPDMLRQAFRVATTGAPGPVHLQFRGNEGQVDLDEADMDASVEQEYTAVPPHRPVPGDAEVVRRAVSQLRAAHRPVIISGGGVRASLAAADLVALAERLRIPVATSLNGKDTIPGTHPLALGVVGTYSRAPANRIVNQADLVCFVGTSAAGMTTHFWQVPPIGTPCIQIDIDPEVIGRNYPPVVAVNGDARSVLRLMTAEVGADPGVDRTGWVARAAAAVDGWRDEVSPLLGSADVPIRPERLCAELTDHAPDDVFVVVDTGHAGMWMGGIFDTRATTQSYVRSAGHLGWAFPASLGVKCGVPDRPVVCFTGDSGFWYHVAEIETAVRWNIASVTVVNNNHSGNQSLRGFDRAYGGKQTERARKELWEFTDVDFAALAEHIGAVGIRVEKPDQIGPALDRAFASGRPAVVDVVTEIEALAPLAVTQ encoded by the coding sequence ATGGCAACGGGCGCCGAGGTCATGGCGGGCATGCTCGACGGGTACGGCGTGACCCACGTCTTCCACGTCCCGGCTGTTCTCCGTCGCACGATGGCGGAGATCGAGCGGCTCACCGACATCAAGAGGGTCAGGCCACACGGTGAGAAGCCCGCCGCCTACATGGCCGACGGATACGCCAGGGCATCGGGAAGGCCGGGCGTCTGCATGGCGCAGGTCGTCGGGGCTCTCAACCTGGCTGCCGGGCTGCGGGACGCCCATTTGGCTCATTCGCCGGTGATCGCCTTCACGGGTGGCCGTGACCCGCACACGAAGTTCCGCGGGGTCTACCAGGAGGTGGACGACCTTCCGGGGTTCGAGCAGGTGACCAAGTGGAACGCCACGGTCGACTCGGTGGAGCGCTTCCCCGACATGCTCCGTCAGGCGTTCCGGGTGGCGACCACCGGAGCGCCCGGCCCGGTGCACCTCCAGTTCCGCGGTAACGAGGGGCAGGTCGACCTGGACGAAGCCGACATGGACGCCTCCGTCGAGCAGGAGTACACGGCGGTGCCCCCCCACCGGCCGGTGCCCGGCGACGCCGAGGTGGTGCGGCGCGCAGTGTCACAGCTCCGGGCCGCGCATCGGCCCGTGATCATCTCGGGCGGCGGGGTGCGCGCCTCGTTGGCGGCCGCAGACCTCGTCGCCCTCGCGGAGCGTCTCCGGATCCCGGTGGCCACCTCCCTCAACGGCAAGGACACGATCCCGGGCACGCATCCTCTGGCGCTCGGGGTCGTCGGCACGTATTCCAGGGCGCCGGCCAACCGCATCGTGAACCAGGCCGACCTCGTGTGCTTCGTCGGGACGAGCGCCGCCGGGATGACGACGCACTTCTGGCAGGTGCCGCCGATCGGGACGCCGTGCATCCAGATCGACATCGATCCGGAAGTGATCGGCCGCAACTACCCGCCGGTCGTGGCCGTCAACGGGGACGCCAGGTCGGTCCTCCGGCTGATGACCGCCGAGGTCGGTGCCGATCCGGGCGTCGATCGAACCGGGTGGGTGGCACGGGCGGCCGCCGCCGTCGACGGGTGGCGCGACGAGGTTTCCCCCCTCCTCGGCTCCGCGGACGTCCCGATCCGCCCGGAGCGGCTGTGCGCCGAGCTCACGGACCACGCGCCCGACGACGTGTTCGTCGTCGTCGACACCGGCCACGCCGGAATGTGGATGGGGGGCATTTTCGACACGCGGGCTACGACACAGAGCTACGTGCGCTCCGCCGGCCACCTGGGGTGGGCCTTCCCGGCCTCGCTCGGAGTGAAGTGCGGCGTTCCCGATCGTCCGGTTGTCTGCTTCACGGGCGACTCGGGGTTCTGGTACCACGTTGCCGAGATCGAGACGGCGGTTCGGTGGAACATCGCCTCGGTGACCGTCGTCAACAACAACCACTCCGGCAACCAGTCGCTGCGCGGATTCGATCGGGCGTACGGAGGCAAGCAGACGGAGCGGGCCCGCAAGGAGCTGTGGGAATTCACCGATGTCGATTTCGCAGCGCTCGCCGAGCACATCGGCGCCGTGGGCATTCGGGTGGAGAAGCCGGACCAGATCGGCCCGGCCCTCGACAGGGCGTTCGCCTCCGGACGGCCGGCGGTGGTCGACGTCGTGACGGAGATCGAGGCACTGGCGCCGCTCGCCGTCACGCAGTGA
- a CDS encoding MaoC family dehydratase N-terminal domain-containing protein: MALVTNEARRWAEQAFPPHTVTVSRTDIARYARAIGETDPIHFDREVAVAAGHRDVVAPVYFPYTLRVQATTLAGDLEPDGSSSAEVPPLPARRAMAGETAIEFGSDICAGDAITIDKRIVDLTEKHGRSGPLALVTTEFTFHNQEGDLVMRERFTRIYR; the protein is encoded by the coding sequence GTGGCACTCGTCACGAATGAGGCGAGGCGTTGGGCGGAGCAGGCGTTCCCTCCGCACACCGTGACCGTCAGCCGGACCGACATCGCCCGCTACGCCAGGGCGATCGGCGAGACCGACCCGATCCACTTCGATCGCGAAGTGGCCGTCGCAGCCGGCCACCGCGACGTCGTCGCCCCCGTGTACTTCCCGTACACGCTGCGAGTCCAGGCGACCACGCTGGCAGGTGACCTCGAGCCGGACGGCTCGTCGTCCGCCGAGGTGCCCCCGCTTCCGGCCAGACGCGCCATGGCAGGCGAGACCGCCATCGAGTTCGGCAGCGACATCTGCGCAGGAGACGCCATCACCATCGACAAGCGCATCGTCGACCTCACCGAGAAGCACGGCCGCTCCGGGCCGCTCGCCCTCGTGACGACCGAGTTCACGTTCCACAACCAGGAGGGTGATCTCGTCATGCGAGAGCGCTTCACCCGCATCTACCGATGA
- a CDS encoding acyl-CoA dehydrogenase family protein: protein MAIKAVNHGGRLETDLTQEQDLFRSTVRDFCEREISRQYVRECDREHRPPRQMYDKLGEQGWLGINIAEEHGGAGGGAVDVAILLHELGRVFLDLSFWVFRTVTWGGLAIGRDASDALKAELLPQIAAGEKTICFSLTEPQAGSDAASISLSAVADGDDFVLNGQKVFTSGFKASDYDLVATRTSTDGKKHHGITNFVVDTDSPGVSATEIETLGHWPLGTAMVFFDDVRVPRSRMLGRLHEGWADLGVYLRYERLCLSAARTGAAQAALADSIAYAKERKQFDRPISEFQAVSHRLAEMQMLTEISEMLVYRYASRLDTGSATTRDAAILKLYACEAYKSVADMGLQVLGGYGYTMEYDLQRHYRESRLGVIGAGTSDIQRNIIAKTMGL from the coding sequence GTGGCGATCAAGGCTGTCAATCACGGGGGCCGCTTGGAGACGGATCTCACCCAGGAGCAGGATCTGTTCCGTTCGACGGTCCGTGACTTCTGCGAACGGGAGATCTCGCGCCAGTACGTTCGGGAGTGCGATCGGGAGCACCGCCCGCCGCGCCAGATGTACGACAAGCTCGGCGAGCAGGGATGGCTCGGGATCAACATCGCCGAAGAGCACGGGGGGGCAGGCGGGGGTGCGGTCGACGTCGCCATCCTGCTCCACGAGCTCGGCAGGGTGTTCCTCGACCTCTCGTTCTGGGTGTTCCGCACCGTCACGTGGGGCGGACTCGCCATCGGCCGTGACGCATCGGACGCGCTGAAGGCCGAGCTGCTCCCGCAGATCGCTGCAGGTGAGAAGACGATCTGCTTCTCGCTCACAGAGCCGCAGGCCGGATCGGACGCCGCCTCGATCTCCCTGTCGGCGGTCGCCGACGGGGACGACTTCGTGCTCAACGGCCAGAAGGTGTTCACCTCGGGGTTCAAGGCGAGCGACTACGACCTGGTCGCCACCAGGACGTCGACGGATGGCAAGAAGCACCACGGCATCACGAACTTCGTCGTCGACACGGACTCGCCCGGCGTGAGCGCCACTGAGATCGAGACCCTCGGCCATTGGCCGCTCGGGACCGCCATGGTCTTCTTCGACGACGTGAGGGTGCCCAGGAGCAGGATGCTCGGGAGGCTCCACGAGGGCTGGGCGGACCTGGGCGTCTACCTGCGCTATGAGCGGCTGTGCCTGTCGGCGGCTCGAACGGGGGCAGCCCAGGCGGCGCTGGCCGACTCGATCGCATACGCCAAGGAGCGCAAGCAGTTCGATCGCCCGATATCGGAGTTCCAGGCCGTCAGCCACCGTCTTGCCGAGATGCAGATGCTCACCGAGATCTCCGAGATGCTCGTGTACCGCTATGCCTCGCGGCTCGACACGGGTTCGGCCACCACCCGGGACGCCGCCATCTTGAAGCTGTACGCCTGTGAGGCGTACAAGTCGGTCGCCGACATGGGGCTCCAGGTGCTCGGCGGATACGGGTACACGATGGAGTACGACCTGCAGCGCCACTACCGGGAGTCCAGGCTCGGCGTGATCGGAGCGGGCACGTCCGACATCCAGCGCAACATCATCGCCAAGACGATGGGCCTGTGA
- a CDS encoding cyclase family protein gives MTTPSIDTVRALAKRHSNWGRWGDDDQKGTLNLITPDHIVGAARLVRQGKAISMALPFDDAGPQTGGLRRFNPIHLMLRDGADVVAGTAVRDFYGGVDRHFRGTDDLVIMPLQCGTQWDALGHVVFEDHIYNGFPATEVTSLGALKNDVTQGAGSMVGRGVLLDVARTMGVEWLEPGHAIGGDDLDAAAAAAGVSVGIGDIVFVRTGAMTQVRRRGAWGDYAGGEAAGLGLDSVDWIAERSVSAVATDTWGLEVRPNETPDTNQPLHIVLIVHMGLWLGEIFDLDPIAADCAADGVYEFMFCGPPLPFTRAVGSPLNPMAIK, from the coding sequence ATGACGACGCCGAGCATCGACACCGTGCGCGCCCTCGCCAAGCGCCACTCCAATTGGGGTCGCTGGGGCGACGACGACCAGAAGGGGACGCTCAACCTCATCACCCCCGACCACATCGTCGGCGCCGCTCGCCTCGTCCGGCAAGGGAAGGCGATCTCCATGGCACTCCCCTTCGACGACGCCGGCCCACAGACGGGTGGGCTGCGCCGGTTCAATCCCATCCACCTGATGCTCCGTGACGGGGCAGACGTCGTCGCCGGCACGGCCGTTCGCGACTTCTACGGGGGGGTCGACCGGCATTTCAGGGGGACGGACGACCTCGTCATCATGCCGCTGCAATGCGGTACCCAGTGGGACGCCCTCGGCCACGTCGTGTTCGAGGACCACATCTACAACGGCTTCCCGGCGACCGAGGTGACGAGCCTCGGTGCCCTCAAGAACGACGTCACCCAAGGCGCCGGGTCGATGGTCGGACGAGGCGTCCTCCTCGACGTCGCCCGGACCATGGGGGTCGAGTGGCTCGAGCCGGGCCACGCCATCGGAGGCGATGACCTCGACGCCGCCGCCGCCGCCGCAGGAGTCTCCGTCGGGATAGGTGACATCGTGTTCGTCCGCACCGGGGCGATGACCCAGGTGCGTCGCCGCGGTGCGTGGGGGGACTACGCAGGCGGCGAAGCGGCCGGCCTCGGGCTCGACTCGGTCGATTGGATCGCCGAGCGCAGCGTCTCCGCCGTCGCCACGGACACGTGGGGCCTGGAGGTGAGGCCCAACGAGACTCCCGACACGAACCAGCCACTCCACATCGTGCTCATCGTCCACATGGGCCTGTGGCTCGGCGAGATCTTCGACCTCGACCCGATCGCCGCCGACTGCGCCGCCGACGGTGTCTACGAGTTCATGTTCTGCGGGCCTCCGCTGCCTTTCACACGAGCCGTCGGCTCGCCGCTCAACCCGATGGCGATCAAATGA
- a CDS encoding CoA ester lyase: MHPIRSMLFTPGHRRDLIEKAIRSGADAVIVDLEDAVAIGEKSSARDGLADLPDSTVPLFVRTNGPETAMFWEDVVACGLAGVAGIVIPKAEHAELLTAVDGALRAIEMTSGHEVGSIVVVPLIESAIGVRNTYDMMLAADRVTTVMFGGGEQGDLVADLGVEWTPEGTGLHHARARVLLEARAAGVTDPIDAVFMDFRNLEALDVEAQLVRRLGYVGKVAIHPAQVPVINEVFTPSAAEVAHHRRIIEEFERALASGSASIAVDGKMVDYAVARVARAVLARAELAEHAAARAEGAS; the protein is encoded by the coding sequence ATGCACCCGATCCGCTCGATGTTGTTCACGCCTGGCCACCGCAGAGACCTCATCGAGAAGGCGATCCGCTCCGGAGCGGACGCCGTCATCGTCGACCTCGAGGACGCGGTGGCGATCGGCGAGAAGTCGAGCGCCAGGGATGGCCTCGCCGACCTCCCCGACTCCACCGTTCCCCTCTTCGTGCGTACGAACGGGCCGGAGACGGCGATGTTCTGGGAAGACGTCGTCGCATGCGGGCTGGCCGGCGTCGCCGGCATCGTCATCCCGAAGGCGGAGCACGCCGAGCTGCTCACGGCCGTGGACGGCGCCCTGCGCGCCATCGAGATGACGAGCGGGCACGAGGTCGGCTCGATCGTCGTGGTCCCCCTCATCGAGAGCGCCATCGGCGTGCGCAACACGTACGACATGATGCTGGCGGCCGACCGGGTCACCACCGTCATGTTCGGAGGTGGCGAGCAGGGCGACCTCGTCGCCGACTTGGGAGTCGAGTGGACCCCTGAGGGGACGGGGCTCCACCACGCCCGGGCAAGGGTCCTGCTCGAGGCGAGGGCCGCCGGAGTGACCGACCCCATCGACGCCGTGTTCATGGACTTCAGGAACCTCGAAGCCCTCGACGTCGAGGCGCAGCTCGTCCGCAGGCTCGGCTATGTCGGGAAAGTCGCGATCCATCCGGCCCAGGTCCCGGTGATCAACGAGGTGTTCACGCCTTCCGCCGCCGAGGTCGCCCACCACCGCCGCATCATCGAAGAGTTCGAGAGAGCCCTCGCCTCGGGATCGGCGTCGATCGCAGTCGACGGGAAGATGGTCGACTACGCCGTAGCTCGAGTAGCCCGTGCCGTGCTGGCGCGTGCCGAGCTGGCCGAGCACGCTGCCGCCCGAGCCGAAGGAGCGTCGTGA
- a CDS encoding Gfo/Idh/MocA family oxidoreductase, with amino-acid sequence MASTSNRTRYIDGGVGVAVIGSGSIGTLRAQIAHRHPSVDFIGVCDVVDERARRLGEACSADAVTHDARELIERDEVDCVIVASTEDSHFEPAMAAIQAGKHLLIEKPFTILPSEGEKLLAAADEYGVYVYTGFTQRFRRRYLAIKEHVNQGYVGDVTSAKATIYLTQAVARSVISRAGTTTPSINTMTYLFDLLIWYLGGAKPVSAYAAGGKGAIHEEYGSLDSTWCVLTFDGGAVANLGVSWELPEFWPAYVASMDFELFGREGVISVKDDHRDILMASRKPVPAPYTPHVTMNVAMLGSYMPGDWALGEHFGAMQEETHAFVNSVGQRRQDPILATGRQGLDVLAVSRAVDQSATTGEVVAITWGM; translated from the coding sequence ATGGCGAGCACGTCGAATCGCACCAGGTACATCGATGGCGGGGTCGGCGTCGCCGTCATCGGCTCCGGCTCGATCGGGACGCTACGCGCCCAGATCGCCCACCGCCACCCTTCGGTCGACTTCATCGGGGTGTGCGACGTCGTCGACGAGAGGGCGCGGCGTCTCGGCGAGGCCTGCTCGGCCGATGCCGTGACGCACGATGCCCGAGAGTTGATCGAGAGGGACGAGGTCGACTGCGTGATCGTCGCTTCGACCGAGGACAGCCACTTCGAGCCCGCCATGGCGGCGATCCAGGCAGGCAAGCACCTCCTCATCGAGAAGCCGTTCACCATCCTGCCGAGCGAGGGTGAGAAACTGCTCGCGGCGGCCGACGAATACGGCGTGTACGTGTACACGGGGTTCACCCAGCGCTTCAGGCGGCGCTACCTGGCCATCAAGGAGCACGTGAACCAGGGGTATGTCGGGGATGTGACGAGCGCCAAGGCGACGATCTACCTCACCCAGGCAGTGGCCCGCTCGGTGATCTCGAGGGCGGGCACGACGACGCCTTCGATCAACACCATGACCTACCTCTTCGACCTGCTCATCTGGTATTTGGGCGGCGCCAAGCCGGTATCGGCATACGCGGCGGGCGGCAAGGGCGCCATCCACGAGGAGTACGGGTCGCTCGACTCGACGTGGTGCGTGCTGACCTTCGACGGCGGAGCCGTCGCCAACCTCGGCGTGAGCTGGGAGCTGCCGGAGTTCTGGCCGGCATATGTCGCCTCGATGGACTTCGAGCTGTTCGGCAGAGAGGGTGTCATCAGCGTCAAGGACGACCACCGCGACATTCTCATGGCGTCCCGCAAGCCCGTCCCGGCTCCGTACACGCCACACGTCACCATGAACGTGGCGATGCTCGGCTCGTACATGCCGGGCGACTGGGCGCTCGGCGAGCATTTCGGCGCCATGCAGGAGGAGACCCATGCCTTCGTCAACAGCGTCGGCCAGCGCAGGCAGGACCCGATCTTGGCGACGGGTCGCCAAGGCCTCGACGTGCTGGCGGTCTCGCGAGCCGTCGACCAGTCGGCGACGACCGGTGAGGTCGTTGCGATCACCTGGGGGATGTGA